A genome region from Columba livia isolate bColLiv1 breed racing homer chromosome 2, bColLiv1.pat.W.v2, whole genome shotgun sequence includes the following:
- the DSG4 gene encoding desmoglein-1 codes for MDWLPHRTAAFLFLLLALLDFSTGFHVEVKEWAGNGTAKWKTFRRQKREWIKFAAACREGEDNSKRNPIARIRSDCEENNPITYSISGVGIDRAPYGIFVVNPRTGEINITSIVDREVTPVFVIRCFAKHSVTGVDLEPPLELRVRVLDINDNPPVFAQTVFTGSIEESSMDNTLVMKIIATDADEPNHLNSKIAFKIESQEPSGPPMFIMNKYTGELHLANYLDREQHSSYTLVVKASDRDGAADGISSLCSCNVKVIDVNDNFPTLAQSSFSASISENSLSSELIRIQALDADEEFTDNWLAEFFFISGNEDNWFEIITDRATNQGILRVIKELNYEHLQTHSLVIGVRNVAAFHHSVAHDFQVTGTPLTIEVVNVKEPPRFHPSSIVFSVPENTRVNYVVGTYTAIDEDTGAIASNVVYSIGRDPGAWFKINQNTGEIALNRVIDWESIYVVNGQYRAEVLAITRGVPQYTATGTIVLSIQDYNKNCPTINTELRKVCMHSPSVIISAKNADSGLYGTPFTFSIHGEPQTTWIIRSINASSAELVNQNMDFYYYRIYVTVRDSQGRRCPKPHIIPVQACQCDSRNYCTNGATKIIIIGGGGSAGGSGSAGGGGGGSAGGGGSAGGGGSTGGGGSAGGGAGGGGSAGGGGDSGGGYQGGGEGPGQEGGGTGGKDYDNYPETPGDYTNIYGGTDEYTEATDTYYGSGTYGRDLGSSTTLSGSAIGLMFLGGLIFVLIPILMSMSDCCGCGPGAAAGVGTGFEPVPECTEGAIHPWGIEGAQPEDRDVSHILAPTTAAGGDFCEPSDIYTNTYGGGGVVASGVEETTGVGYGTGTGYGTAGGVSGTGEVKGSVGGTIKEYREGGVNMAFLDNYFSEKAFVYADEDEGRPANDCLLIYDHEGVGTPVGSVGCCSFIGEDIDETYLETLGPKFKTLAEICLGKEIEPFPDVNPPWPSVNISFPNPESDLNLPPPGTTIIVNGSAPMPPPAGTTTVITENTYTSGSTIQPPRPMPDPLLHGNMTVTETYTSGSPSLSVDPLRASNVVVTERVVGPASASDLRGMLDIPDLTDGSNVIVTERVIAPNSRLPTSLSIPDLVDGSNVVVTERVFRPASGMPGSLINIPAELSNAHNVVVTERVVSGSGVSSLGATSLGGANLGGLSSTGQMLSADCHLGQAMGTASPGTSRRRVTKYSTVQYSSQ; via the exons GCACTCTTGGATTTCAGCACAGGATTTCATGTAGAG GTAAAAGAATGGGCTGGAAATGGAACAGCAAAATGGAAAACCTTCAGAAGACAAAAACGTGAATGGATCAAATTTGCTGCAGCTTGTAGAGAGGGTGAAGATAATTCTAAGAGGAATCCAATTGCCAga ATCCGATCAGACTGTGAAGAAAACAATCCAATCACATACAGCATCTCTGGAGTTGGAATTGATCGTGCCCCCTATGGAATATTTGTTGTTAACCCAAGAAcaggagaaattaatataaCATCAATAGTGGATAGAGAAGTAACCCCAGTATTTGTT ATACGTTGCTTTGCTAAACACTCAGTGACTGGTGTAGATTTGGAACCACCTCTTGAACTTCGAGTCAGAGTTCTGGATATAAATGATAACCCTCCTGTATTTGCACAAACTGTATTTACAGGATCTATTGAAGAAAGCAGTATGGACA atacaCTGGTGATGAAAATAATTGCAACAGATGCAGATGAACCTAATCACTTGAATTCTAAAATTGCCTTCAAGATAGAGAGTCAAGAACCTTCAGGTCCACCCATGTTCATTATGAACAAATATACTGGAGAACTCCATCTTGCAAATTATCTTGATAGAGAG CAACATAGCAGCTACACTCTTGTTGTGAAAGCTTCCGACCGGGATGGAGCTGCTGATGGAATATCATCCCTTTGTAGCTGTAACGTTAAAGTTATTGATGTCAATGACAACTTCCCAACTCTTGCTCAAAGTTCG TTCTCAGCAAGCATTTCAGAAAACTCACTCAGTTCAGAACTGATACGAATACAAGCTCTGGATGCTGATGAAGAGTTTACAGACAATTGGCTAGCAGAGTTTTTCTTTATATCCGGTAATGAAGATAATTGGTTTGAAATTATTACAGATCGAGCTACAAATCAAGGAATCCTTAGAGTAATTAAG GAACTGAATTATGAACATCTCCAAACTCACTCACTGGTTATCGGTGTCAGGAACGTAGCTGCCTTCCACCACTCTGTTGCGCACGACTTCCAAGTGACTGGAACACCCCTTACCATAGAAGTAGTCAATGTGAAGGAACCGCCAAGATTTCATCCATCTTCAATTGTGTTTTCTGTACCAGAAAATACAAGAGTGAATTATGTTGTGGGAACATACACAGCCATCGATGAGGACACTGGAGCTATTGCATCTAATGTTGT ATATAGTATAGGACGTGATCCAGGTGCCTGGTTCAAAATCAATCAAAACACTGGTGAAATCGCACTGAACAGAGTTATTGACTGGGAGTCAATCTATGTAGTCAATGGGCAGTACAGAGCAGAGGTTCTGGCTATCACTAGAG GGGTTCCTCAATATACTGCTACTGGCACCATTGTGCTTTCAATACAAGACTACAATAAGAATTGCCCAACTATTAATACTGAACTAAGGAAAGTATGTATGCATTCCCCCTCAGTGATTATCTCAGCAAAGAATGCGGATAGTGGTCTATATGGTACTCCTTTTACATTCAGCATACATGGTGAACCTCAAACTACATGGATTATCAGATCAATAAATG CTTCATCTGCAGAACTAGTGAATCAGAACATGGATTTTTACTATTATAGGATCTATGTCACCGTAAGAGATAGCCAAGGCCGACGCTGCCCTAAACCACATATAATTCCTGTGCAAGCTTGTCAGTGTGATAGTCGTAATTACTGCACCAATGGggcaacaaaaataattatcatTGGTGGCGGTGGCAGTGCCGGTGGCAGTGGCAGTGCTGGTGGCGGTGGTGGTGGCAGCGCCGGTGGTGGTGGCAGCGCCGGTGGTGGTGGCAGCACCGGTGGTGGTGGCAGCGCCGGTGGTGGTGCCGGTGGCGGTGGcagtgctggtggtggtggtgatagTGGTGGAGGATACCAGGGAGGTGGAGAAGGACCAGGACAAGAAGGTGGTGGTACTGGAGGAAAAGACTATGATAACTACCCAGAAACGCCGGGTGATTACACTAATATATACGGTGGAACTGACGAATATACTGAAGCCACTGATACTTATTATGGAAGTGGAACTTATGGCAGAGACTTGGGATCTTCTACTACACTTAGTGGTTCTGCCATTGGCCTGATGTTTCTTGGTGGATTAATATTTGTTT TGATTCCAATTTTGATGTCAATGAGCGACTGTTGTGGCTGTGGACctggtgctgcagctggagTTGGAACTGGATTTGAACCTGTACCTGAATGCACGGAAGGGGCAATTCATCCATGGGGAATAGAAGGTGCACAGCCTGAAGACAGG GATGTCTCACACATTCTCGCTCCAACAACAGCTGCAGGAGGTGATTTTTGTGAACCCTCTG acatatatacaaacacatatggaggaggaggagtagTAGCTTCTGGCGTTGAAGAAACTACAGGGGTTGGCTATGGCACTGGTACTGGTTACGGAACAGCTGGAGGAGTTTCTGGAACAGGGGAAGTAAAAGGATCAGTTGGAGGAACAATAAAAGAGTACCGAGAAGGAGGGGTGAACATGGCCTTCCTAGACAACTACTTCTCTGAG AAAGCATTTGTGTATGCTGATGAAGATGAAGGTCGGCCAGCAAATGACTGCCTATTAATATACGATCATGAAGGAGTCGGTACTCCTGTTGGCTCTGTGGGTTGCTGCAGCTTTATTGGAGAAGATATAGATGAAACATATTTGGAGACATTAGGACCAAAATTTAAGACCCTGGCAGAGATCTGTCTGGGCAAAGAGATTGAACCATTCCCTGATGTCAACCCACCCTGGCCATCTGTTAACATCAGCTTTCCCAACCCTGAAAGTGATCTGAACCTCCCGCCACCTGGAACCACCATCATTGTCAACGGAAGTGCACCTATGCCTCCCCCAGCTGGCACTACAACGGTCATTACAGAAAACACCTACACATCTGGGTCAACCATACAGCCCCCGAGGCCAATGCCAGATCCTTTGCTCCACGGCAACATGACGGTGACTGAGACCTACACCTCCGGCTCCCCTTCTCTTTCTGTCGACCCTCTGCGTGCATCCAACGTTGTTGTaacagaaagggttgttggtCCTGCATCTGCCTCTGATTTGCGTGGCATGCTAGATATCCCCGACCTCACAGATGGCTCCAACGTTATCGTCACGGAAAGAGTAATCGCACCCAACTCCCGGCTCCCTACCTCTCTGAGCATTCCCGATTTGGTAGATGGGTCAAATGTGGTGGTGACAGAAAGGGTGTTCAGGCCTGCCTCTGGCATGCCAGGCAGCTTAATAAATATTCCTGCAGAGTTATCCAATGCCCACAATGTGGTGGTCACTGAAAGAGTAGTGTCAGGGTCTGGGGTGAGCAGCCTGGGGGCAACAAGCCTAGGAGGAGCAAACCTGGGGGGCCTGAGCAGCACAGGTCAGATGCTCAGCGCTGACTGTCACCTTGgccaggcaatgggcacagcaTCCCCCGGCACTTCCCGGAGAAGAGTGACAAAGTACAGCACTGTGCAGTACTCCAGCCAGTAA